gtatagatgtgagagttggaccataaagaaagctgagcactgaagaacttgatgcttttgaactgtggtgttggagaagactcttgagagtcccttggactgcaaggagatcaaaccagtccatcctaaatgaaatcagtcctgaattttgtttggaaggactgatgctgaagctgaagcttgaatatgttggccacctgagggaaagaactgactcattggaaaaaaccctgatgctgggaaagattgaaggcaggaggagaaggggacgacagaggatgagatagttggatggcatcactgactcgatggatatgagtttgaacaagctctgggagttggtgatggacagggaagcctggcgtgccgcagtccatggggttgcaaagagtcagacatgacagagcgactgaactgaactgaacccataagtgtggaatctagaaaaatagtatagatgaacttatttgcaaaacagaaatagagacacagatatagagaacagacatatAGATTCCAAGAGGGAAAGTGAAGCATGGGATGAAATGGGGgattgggattgacgtatatacactctATGTGTAACATACATAACTAATGAGATCCTGCTGTGTAACAGAAGGAATTCTACTCAGCGTTCTGTGGTGAgctaaacaggaaggaaattctaGGAAGacggggatatatgtatacatacagctgattcactttgctgtacagcagaaactaacacaacagtgttagTAAAGCAACTACTTTCCATTTATTGGAatatagaggaaaaaagagaagtagTGACCCATGTAAAGGTGGAATGACAGGCGGTCTGGGCTTTGCTTGAAAAtacttcaggaaagaaaaaagaagatgaagcAAGTGGGACCAAACTCACCATCGTTGCTGAGTCTGGTTGATAAGTACCTGGGGTCgttgtaccattttttttcaacattttagaTGTATGAAAACATttgtaacaaaaaataaactaaattcgAAAGCACTTTACTCTCATgacaaaaattattgaaaatgcGAAGTGTTGTGGGCAAAAGCGTATGTACTGCCAGGGCCGAGCACGACCTGCAAGGGGTGGTGCAGGATGGTCAGACTTGCCCTCCCTCCCTGGGCTGCAGGGGTGGGCAGGCGGCTGCCTCTGCAGCCCATCGGCCTCACGGAGAGTCAGAGCGAGTGAGGGCCCAGCCCACTGACCCCCAGCAGCGCCTGTTGGCCTGCACGGGGCACATCTGTGGGTGAGCCCCTCTGGGTCCTGGAGTGGAAAATCAGGGTGCCCGGGGATTTGTGAACACGCCTGCAAACTGCTGACGTCCGGGAATGCTGTGGATAAAGCAAATACCAGCCTTTGTGTGGGAAGGGCTGACATTCAGCTGGGGCAGCGGGATGCAAAACTGCTGAGAGCAGGCTTAAGCGCTGCAGAAACAATGCCCGGGATCACCCTCAAGGCCCCACTTCCTGCCGACGCAGGGCTTTGCCAGGGTCCGACCCCAAACTCCTGACAGGTCCCGATTTGTTCAGATGTTAGAGAGATGATGTTGGGGACTGGGGCTCATgctcccccaaacacacacactacacacacacaccccagacaTGGGCACCCCCttgtacagacacacacacatacatacacacacaggtacacacgaACACATATACAAAAAGACGTACGTACAAGCACTTGCATGGACACGCGGACACACATACCCTACATGTGCATCCCcccatacagacacacacacatatatgcacgcACACACGTAGAAAACAGACACACCATGCAAGCACCCcccatacagacacacacacacatacaggcacacacgTGCACCCCCTCAGCAGACAAACGCAGAGGCATACCCTCGGGAGCCTGAGGACCTCGGCTTCCTGCCTGCCCCGCCCCGGCCCTCCATGAGCCTGGTCCTTCCTTTCCGAGGGGGGCTCCAAGGCCAGCCCTGGCCCAGGAAGCAGACAGGCACACCCGTGCATGGCATCTGCTCCCTAATCGGTACTGGGGGTGGCCTTGGGGTTGGCTCTGCAGCCTTGCAGCCTCCATGGCTGGGCTGGGTGGGAAGACCTCTGTTGGGGTCTGAGGACAGGCCAGAGGACCAGGGGCCTGGGAACACAGCTGTCTGGTCACTGGGGATTTGCACAGATCAGGGTCCCGGCCGGGATGGCCTGGCTGAGCGCTCAGCTCAAGGGCAGAGGTCCCTGTACAGGCCTGCAGGGGTGTCTTTGCGACAGACAGCAAGATGGCTGTGCCCCCAGGACACCTCCTCGCTGTGTGTCCTCAGCCTGGCGGCCCTGCCGGTCTCAGGAGCACATTGCTGGGGTGTTGTGGCTCCACTTCTCTTGGGTACCGCTTTGTGGTCGGTGCCCAGGACCCCGATACACAGCCCAACGAACAGAACGGGGAAGACTCACTCTTCCTCTGAGGCAGCCAAGACTAAACAGTGCTCGGTAGGATGACGGGCTTTCCCCCAACTTTTAGATTATTGGATTTGTCCAAATTCTGAACAAGGGCAATGGACCACTATATaataaaaatgccatttaaaatagaaagaacATCACAGGGTTCGTCGGCCCTCTTCTAAAAACTTAGTTCATGCAGACCTTCTTGAAAAAGCACCTCCTGTCAATGGTCTGTTTTTGTTCCTGGGAATAATAAAAGGACAGTGGTGGGGGGCTGCGTCCCCCAGGGTTGTCCATGAGGCTGTGTGGTCCTCAGAGCTCAAGCCTGACCACTAAGGGCTGAGGGGCAGGAGCCGCTGCCCTGGGTGGGTTTCCCAGGGGCCGTATCACTGTGTGGCACATGCAGGGTGGCACCTCACACTTGCAACGTCTTGGCGTGGATACTTAGAGCATCGTCTCCCACCGGGGTTCCCAAGGCTGCTGGTGACCAGGCAGGTTACAGCTTGGGACtcccagaggcagggctggggtcctGGCCAAAGGGCTCCACTCAAGGCCTTTCTGAGAACTCCTGAGGGGACACATGTAGGGTGGACTTCGGGTCTTCCCTGGAAAGCTGCGGGGCCCATGCCACTCTTGTCAAGCCACAGAAGGCCCCTGGGTTGCCAGTAGGGTGCCCGGAGGAGCCCAGGCCAGTGGCGTGCCTGCGCATTTAACCCCGGGAGCCACTGTGGGACCCTCCCTTGTTCACAGAGCACAGTTATTCCCAGTGTAATCAGAGAATAATCATGGGTAAGCATGAGTTtcctgatttgtttttttaaaacaaacaattaaccataaaatagaatatatttcaaTCTTAAATCAGTGTCCAAAACTGTTTGCACTGAAGCACCATGTGTGCTCCATTTCACAGCTTTTTAAACATGCAGTAAATATGCCAAGGcactccccggtggctcagtggtaaagaacccacctgccaagcaggagacataggtttgatccttgggtctggaagattccctggagaaggaaatggcaacccactccagtattcttgcctgggaaatctatggacagaggagcctgatgggctacagtccctggggtcgcaagagagttggacacgacttagtgactaaaaatagCAACAAAAGTGCTGAGAAGTCACGCAGAATGGCAGAGCGAGGGTGCTGAGGCTTTACACGGGCTGTCACTGCCGATCTACAAATCCCGTGTTTAAGCACAGAAATAAGTCCCATCACAGAGGCCAGAGGTGAGAACTGCCCTGGGAGCCTTAATGGTTCCTGACCTTGGAAACTGGCTGCAGAACAGAAACACGGAGTGGAATCTGCCAGCTTTGGGCTAGCCATGTCACTGAGGGTCCTCCAGGCGATCACCACTTCCAAATGTTTGCAtgctcagtcgatcagtcgtgtctgactctttgtgactccatggactgcagccccaccagtctcctctgtccatgggattctccaggcaagaatactggagtgggttgccatgccctcctccaggggatcttcccgacccagggatctaacctgcatctcttaggtctcttgcattggcacacgggttctttaccattagtaccacctgggaagccccagcaaatgtttagagctgactcattggaaaagactctgatgctgggagggatcgagggcgggaggagcaggggacgacagaggatgagatggctggatggcatcacggactcgatggacatgagtttcagtgaactccgggagttggtgatggacagggaggcctggtgtgctgcagttcatggggtcacaaagagtcggacacgactgagcgactgaactgaactgactgaagataaAAGAACTCTTCAGATGTGAAGCTTACACACAGGCAGGCCCTCTGTGTATTTGTGGATTCCATGTTTGAGGACCGGTCCCCCGTGTTAGGTGCTCAGGCTGCCACAATGCAGAGCCATACATGGATGGTTGCATGGCAGGAATGATTTCTCAGTCTGCGTGCTGGCAGCCACAGCTAGGTGCCGCAGGGCTGGACCCCCTGAGGCTCCCCGCTGGCGTGGAGAGGCTATCTCCTGCTGTGTCTTCACAGGGTGTTTCATGTGTTTCTGGACCGCTGGTGTCTTCCCCTTGTAAGGACACCAGCCTAGGGGATGAGGTCCTCCccggtgtgtgtctgtgtccttgtCCCTCTTTTCACGAGGACAGCGGTGTATCAGGCCAGGATGCACCCTCAGGCTGAGCTATCTTAGCTTGATCACCCATTTAAAGGACCTGTCTGCAAATAAGTTCACATTCTAAGTGCTGGGGGTTGGGACCTCAACACAGGAATTTGGGGGGATGCAAGTCAGTCTGTATCATCTACtctctgacatttatttttgACCCCGAATCAATTCTCATGGCCCTTTTCACAGTCACTCACTGAGCAGAGCAGACGAGGTGGAGAATCTGAGTGGCCGGACACACATGTCCTCAGCCGAGGGCGACGGGGCACCTCCGCCTGCTTGTTTCAGCTTGTGCTGCAAACCAGCCTCCTTTCCAGGCCAGCTGAGTGCCAGGTCTTTCACATCTTTGTGCTTTTTCCCGGTGATTTTGCTTTTCTCATGGCTCAAGCACAGTGGGAATGCTGTCTTGGGTCCCAAGTTCAGGAGGCTGGGCTGTGACCTCTGGAGAAAGTAGGGTGTCACAGAGGAGCTTGGTTACAGGAGTGAGTTATGGGGCTGCAGGCGGGAGCTCAGGGTTAGTGAATCAACAACACACATGAAATCAGCTGTCTTTACTTAGAAACACACACCAAGCAAGCTCAAGTATTGATTGGCTGATAAAACTGTTGTGGCCAGAGGCTGGCAGAACCCTGACCCTGTGCTTCCCTGGGAGCCACGGCTCACTAGCTGCTAATTTGTCTTTCACAGCAACTTTATAGGATGTTCCTACCGCCAATAAATAGaccaactacatttttttttccttaagattttcttttttttttgactcggaccatttttaaagtctttactgaatttgttacaatgttgtttctgttttaggttttgttGTTTGGCCCAGAGGTATGTGTGATCTTAGCTTCCTGTGTGCGTGCTAACTTACTTAGCTCcccacatgtgtgctaagttacttcagtcatgtccaactctgcgatcccatgaaccaggcgcctctgtccataggattccgcaggcaagaatactggagaggactgccatgccctcttccaggggatcgtctcaacccaggaatcgaacacacatctcttgtgtcatcggcaggtgggtgctttacctctagtgccccctgggaagccgcttcagttccctgactagggatgaaATCTGCACCCCTTGCATCGGAAGATGAAGTCGTAaacacgggaccaccagggaagtcccaagaaccaACTAGATTATTAGGTAGATTAACAGAAGAGGAGGTGTATTTTGCACCTGCATAATTAGAATGGATTTTAGGTggtttgttattgttttaataaatctctgtgcacacacacagcgcAACCCTTAGCACACAGCTGTGAATTCAAGGAGGAGCCCAGACCTGGATGAAAAGGGTCTTGTTTTCCCAGAATCCAGGGTGGGAGGGGCTGTGTGTGAGAGGCCAAGTGTGAGCAGGAAAAGCTGCACAGGCGAGCTGGAAACATTGGTGCCCATTGCCTTCATCCGCCATCCTTCATCTATCCCCGGGTCCACTTTGCAGAGCCAGGCTGGGCCACCTGCTGCACCATGTGTGACCCACAGTTTTGGCCAATAGGTGAGGCTGGCAAACCGGAGAGGAAGTTGTTAAGGCCTGAGATGTAAGTCGACATGAACTTACATCTGAGTGTGGTGGTGTCTCTGAGTGACATGAGCTTGTATTGGCCGTGATTGGCAGGACTTTCCTGAGCTGAGGGTCCCTGCAATGGATGCCCCAAGGAAGAGTCACAGCTCTCTCCAACCGTCGCTGCAGTGGGGGGATCCCAGAACCCGAGACTGTGTCACCTTATGTGGCAAGCAGGGAAATAAGGTTCCATAAAGAGCAGACTGTAAGAGAGGGGATGATCCCCAGGAGGGACCAGCCCTGCTGACTTGGATCTGAGCCCAGTGAGACGCAGGTGGGCTTCTGGTCTCCAACCCACAAGGTGGTACGTTTATGCTGTTTCAGCCACCAAGTCCGCGGTCTTTTCACGGTTATCATACTCCAACTGTCCAAAAAACCTTTGTTGTGGAATAATCCTTTTTAGTAGTTATAGCAGCTGCTGGAAACTGATATGGTGCTGTCGTCTTGGCCTTGAATGGTCCCAAGGGCTCTGCAAGAAGGCCTCTGTGAGAAgtggcaggcttccctgatggctcagcaggtgaagaatctgcctgcgacgcaggagacgtgggagatgagggttcgatccctgagtcgggaagatccctttgaggcggaaatggcaacccactccagtattcttgcctggagaatcccatggacagaggagcctggcaggctgcagtccaaagggtcacaacagagttggacgtgactgaatgatTAAGTATACAAGAAGCTGCATGAGGACCCGAAGATGTGCCGGGTGGGTAAGTCTTGCCGCCTGGACGATGCATGAGAAAGCTAGCTGGGGTGGGAATGGCCTCTATTGtgctgtgggtggggaggggatggtgCATTAGTGTAGGGCTCCCAGAGGCCAGGCTACTGAGAAGTATGAAAGTCTTAAAGCCAGGGGTGTCCTGACTGTGGTGGGTCTCCCTGGAATGCCTTCTGGGCCGCAGGTGGACAAGTAGACCAGTCACACACCTGGCACAGGGCAGGGCACCTGCTTGAAGGACCCTGGCTCTGTTTGTTCCCAGGCCTTGAGGTTTGCAGGGACGGTGTCCAGAGGAGACTCCTGCACACGCGGTTTCTGTTTGCCAAAGCAAACCTGCCTCCCCTCCTGGATGCAGACAGACgccatgacaggcctccctggtgCTGGAGTCACAGGCTCTTTTTAGCTTCTGAGCTGCACTTTTTGTCCTTTGCAAGGTTTTTACAAGTACGCATCATTTTTGTAATCACCAAGATGTAAGGGAGGTAATTCTGTCCTAAAGAAATGCAACCAATCCTGGTGGCTGTGGGGCTGGGAGACCCCTTGGGTGCctgtttgctcatctgtgaaGCAGGGGTATGAGCTCCCACTCAGGGGGCAGCCGTGGGATCACAGGGGACCATGTGTGCAGAGGGGGCACTGTCCCTGGCACACAGAtccttccctggggaagggagaggacagTCTTCCCTGTACACCTGGGAAAGCATGGGGGACACAGAGTCACCCACAGAGAAGCTCCCTGGGGGCCCCGTCCTCCTGGTGTAGGGAGCTCCAGCTGGTCagtgctgcagccagggctgggagaGGTGGGCGCGCAGCCTGGCCGGCCCACGATTCTGCTGACTGGGCGGCCTGCCTCCTGAGCTCGCGCTTTCCAGACAAATCCCTCTAATGCCTCCTTTCTGCCCTGGCGTATATAGGCAGGGCCTGCATCCCAGTTCCTCAGTGCGCTGCCCACAGGCCCTGCTCTGACCATCTCTTCGCCCCGGGTGCCCACAGAGCCGCTGCCCACCATGGATATCGCCATTCAGCACCCCTGGTTCAAACGCACCCTGGGCCCCTTCTACCCCAGCCGGCTGTTCGACCAGTTCTTCGGCGAGGGCCTCTTCGAGTACGACCTGCTGCCcttcctgtcctccaccatcagCCCCTACTACCGCCAGTCCCTCTTCCGCACCGTGCTGGACTCCGGCATCTCTGAGGTGAGACCATGGGCACGCTGTTCCCTGCTGCGGCCATGGGGTGGGCAGGATAGGAGACAGGGGCTTCTGAGAGCTGCCGGGGGCACCCTTGCTCCAAGTGCTCCCATTGTGTCTCGTGAAGCGGGTGGTGAGGGCCGCGGGGCCACTTTCCCTTCTCGCCCCATCTCGTCCCCCCGGACGCAGAGGCCAGGCAGGCCGTTCCCCCAGCAGAGTCTCCATGCCTCTGGGGTGGTGGGAAGAGGAGCCCACCCACTGTTTATGCCTCCTGCCCTCCACTCATGACCTGTATGTGGTTGGTGAGGTCCCCACCATCACCTGGGGTCTCCGAGAACAGCGCCACTGGGGCATGGGTGATGGAGGGCCAAGCTTCGTGCTCCAAGGCTGCACTTGCTCTCTGGCTGGATACCCGGGGTGGACTGTGCTGCCCGAGTTCGGGTTGGAGGCCTTCTGTCTGAAACCGTCTGCAGCCAGAGCTGCAGAGTTTGCCTAGCCATCCAAGGCCAGGCCCCCGAGGGCAGACAAGGAGGCCCACGGGCCTTCCCTCCACAGGGTCCAGCTCTCTGGGGGTGCAGGGTCTCACCACTGCCTAAAACACAGAGACCTGCCCTGAGCTGGTGCAAGGCTGAGCACTCCGAGGAGTGAAGGGGGAGTATGTGAGGAGCTGGGTGGTCTGTTCAGACCACTGGGAACATCTGTCCATGTGCAGAGACAGGGCCCCAGGCTGTTGATGGAGAGGCGGGCAAGGGCCAATTGCTTGGTCTCACCGGCCATCTGAACAAACCATAACCAGTGACAACCATAACCGGCTAGTCAACCAACCCATAACCTTCCAATAAGCCAGCAACTAAGCCATAACCAACCCTACAACCATAACCCACCAATCTACAACAGGCTACTCAACCCCTCACCAGTCAGGCAGAGAGCAGACCTCCGAGGTTCTGGTTGTCGGCCGAGTGTCCACTCGCTCCTGAGTCCCGGGTGCCCCTGTCTCCGGGCACTCGGAGGGAGCAGTCAGAGCCCTGATGGTACTTTCTGTTCCGATAACCCGGGACCGAGCCCTGGCCGCCCAGCTCCGGCCGCTCCAGCCAGCCCCCGTCCCTGAGCCGCAGCTCCGCGGGACCCACACAGGTGCTTGGTTTCAGGTCCGATCCGACCGGGACAAGTTTGTCATCTTCCTGGATGTGAAGCACTTCTCTCCCGAGGACCTGACGGTGAAGGTGCAGGAGGACTTCGTGGAGATCCATGGCAAGCACAACGAGCGGCAGGTGAGCCTGGGACCGGCCGCAGCCTCCGCTGAGAGGCAGGACCGCGGCCCCCAGATCGTGGCCAACCCCGGTGACTGGGAGGCCGCTCCTGAGCCCTGCGCAGGCCGGGGCAGCGTGGCACCTGAAAGGATCCCCACTCGGGCACTGCTTGGCATCCCTAGCTATGTCCAGACACCTGGGTGACGGGGTGGGATTAGGAAAGACCCAGGAGACGCTGCACTGAGGGGCGAGCTCCTAGCCAGGCAGGCTTCCACACGTCTCACTTGGGGGGATGGTGCAGCCAACGACTCCCATCGAGCCCAGGTGCCTGGTGCCCGTTGtcttgggggcaggggcaggggcacaGCCTGGCTCGAGGACCCCAGCTAGGACAGGTCAGAGAccagggcttctccagtggtGGGGGAGCTGGACTTGGGGGACAGACCCCACCCATCTGCTGTCCTTCCCTCCTGGGGCCCTAGAGACAAGCCCGGGCACTCCCCGGGGGTTCCGAGTCTACACCTGGAGGGCCTGGAAGCCGGGCCAGGGCATCAGGAGATGAGAGTGTCTGGGTGTGGCTTTCCATTTAGACGGATGGCAGAGACCTGAGCCTAAACGGTCTTGGGGCCACAGGTGAAGGGGAAGTTGGACTTGAGGGTGGGGCCAGGGCAGGACCATTCACGAGATGCTGGAATGAAATTAGTGAGGAGCCAAGGGCCCTGGGCAGGCCCAGATCTCacgcagggaggcagggaggtccAGGGCTCTGGACACGGCCCAGCACCCGCCGCCCACTGCCCGGGAGAGCGTCGTGGGTTTGACCTTGTGCGGCCTGGGCCTCCTCCACGGGGGCCAGGGGCCGCCAGCGGCTGCAGTGCCTCTGACCGTGCCCTCCCCGTCCCCAGGATGACCATGGCTACATCTCCCGCGAGTTCCACCGCCGCTACCGCCTGCCTTCCAATGTGGACCAGTCCGCACTCTCCTGCTCCCTGTCCGCTGATGGCATGCTGACCTTCTCTGGCCCCAAGATCCCATCTGGCGTGGACGCCGGCCACAGCGAGCGGGCCATCCCCGTGTCCCGGGAGGAGAAGCCCAGCTCTGCGCCCTCGTCCTAAGCTCGGCCTTGGCCTCGGCTGCCACCCGCTGCGGCCCCCGTACCCATCCATCTGGGGGACCCTAGAAAGTGGGGCATCCATCTCCCTCTGCTTCCCCCCTTTCcagttccttttcctcttctccgAGGGCTTGAGGGTTTGAGAGAGTAGCCGGGAGGGCCCAGGGCCCCAGCCTGTGGTGCAAAGACCTCAGAGTGACCCGGGTCCCAACACCAGCCCCTCGGGGGAAGTGACCACTGTCGCAGTTTCTGCCTCGGAGGTCAAAGAGCATCCCTCTCTGAGCCATCTCTGGGTGGCCTCTGGTCTCCAGGCCCACCCAGGTGGTCTCGGCCCTGGGTGGCAGGCGCCCTCATGAGATCCGTCTGGTGGGGGCTCCCCTGCGCCTGGCCTCTCAGACCCCCTTCCCTCAACCCTCCTCTCTGTAGTGCCGCTCTTGGGGCATCTGGTCGCCCATGAGAAGGCAGCCCGTGGCAGTCAATAAAGAGCAGGTGACGCAAGCAACTTGCGGTGTGGTGGCTGTGCTGTCTGTTGGGGTGTTGGGGAGCAATGGAGAAGGCGAGGGGGGACGTGTCGTTGGGTTGGGAGGcgaggggaggggggtgggtcCACCTGTCCCTGTTCAACCCTGGTCTGAGTGACCAGGTAGGTCATCCCCAGCTCCCAGACCAGTGCCCACCTCGACCTCTGCTGTGTAGGAAGGCAGGGTCTCCTCCCAGGGTTGGAAGGAGGCGGGGCAGGGGACATGGGAGGGAGAGCATCTGAGCTCCCCTCTCTAACCTGCATGCAAACTGGGTTGCCAAGTGGGGCC
The DNA window shown above is from Bos indicus isolate NIAB-ARS_2022 breed Sahiwal x Tharparkar chromosome 1, NIAB-ARS_B.indTharparkar_mat_pri_1.0, whole genome shotgun sequence and carries:
- the CRYAA gene encoding alpha-crystallin A chain; amino-acid sequence: MDIAIQHPWFKRTLGPFYPSRLFDQFFGEGLFEYDLLPFLSSTISPYYRQSLFRTVLDSGISEVRSDRDKFVIFLDVKHFSPEDLTVKVQEDFVEIHGKHNERQDDHGYISREFHRRYRLPSNVDQSALSCSLSADGMLTFSGPKIPSGVDAGHSERAIPVSREEKPSSAPSS